Proteins encoded by one window of Ictidomys tridecemlineatus isolate mIctTri1 chromosome 7, mIctTri1.hap1, whole genome shotgun sequence:
- the Ano7 gene encoding LOW QUALITY PROTEIN: anoctamin-7 (The sequence of the model RefSeq protein was modified relative to this genomic sequence to represent the inferred CDS: inserted 1 base in 1 codon): protein MCPLSDPHTIPTAALPGCRRGMQQSRAQEEDSTVLTNVTCSGAEEGGSHGSMALFSQAQQAGCSILFPPWALATAALPQSGPARPPPWPEDFERWLQGWGCGSSGSALAWHAGVVTACEGLAWPESASHEPSLRAVSVSPPVTLAAVLLQVLCLQLSLDMFECVPRVPAFIVLRDEGLSLGXEQDRATQDKTDTRASWKETFLENLCAAALRVERSPGQGAVSRSQGPMALPLGLRAWCPEP from the exons ATGTGTCCCCTCTCTGATCCCCACACTATTCCCACTGCGGCCCTGCCAGGATGTAGGAGAGGCATGCAGCAGAGCCGAGCCCAGGAAGAGGACTCCACTGTGCTGACCAATGTGACCTGCTCCGGGGCAGAGGAAGGGGGCTCTCACGGGAGTATGGCCCTCTTCTCCCAGGCCCAGCAGGCAGGGTGCAgcatcctcttccctccctgggcTCTAGCCACAGCTGCCCTACCACAGTCAGGGCCTGCACGGCCCCCGCCCTGGCCAGAAGACTTTGAAAGgtggctgcagggctggggatgtggctcaagcggtagcgcgctcgcctggcatgcg GGTGTCGTCACCGCCTGTGAGGGGCTGGCTTGGCCCGAGTCGGCTTCCCACGAGCCCAGTCTTCGGGCAGTTTCTGTGAGCCCACCTGTCACCCTCGCTGCCGTCTTGCTGCAGGTGCTATGTCTCCAGCTCAGTTTGGATATGTTTGAGTGTGTCCCACGAGTCCCAG CCTTCATCGTCCTCCGGGACGAAGGTCTGAGCCTGG GGGAGCAGGACAGAGCCACCCAGGACAAGACAGACACACGCGCGTCCTGGAAGGAGACCTTTCTGGAAAACCTCTGTGCAGCTGCATTGCGTGTAGAACGGTCACCTGGACAGGGGGCTGTGAGCAGATCCCAGGGACCTATGGCCTTGCCCCTGGGCCTAAGGGCCTGGTGTCCAGAGCCCTGA
- the Ppp1r7 gene encoding protein phosphatase 1 regulatory subunit 7 isoform X2, translated as MAAERGAGQQQSQEMMEVDRRVESEESGDEEGKKRSSGLVADLSEQSLKDRAERGEEDPEEEHELAVDMETISLDRDAEDVDLNHYRIGKIEGFEVLKKVKTLCLRQNLIKCIENLEELQSLRELDLYDNQIKKIENLEALTQLEILDISFNLLRNIEGIDKLTRLKKLFLVNNKINKIENISNLHQLQMLELGSNRIRAIENIDTLTNLESLFLGKNKITKLQNLDALTNLTVLSMQSNRLTKIEGLQSLVNLRELYLSHNGIEVIEGLENNNKLTMLDIASNRIKKIENISHLTELQEFWGSACLFPPAREAAVTLTQCRSRAVGILGKKVLLSQAVYCKGLWNQLPASG; from the exons ATGGCGGCAGAGCGAGGCGCCGGGCAGCAACAGTCGCAGGAGATGATGGAGG TTGACAGGCGGGTGGAATCCGAAGAATCCGGtgatgaggaaggaaagaagcgCAGCAGCGGCCTTGTGGCAGACCTCAGCGAGCAGAGCCTGAAGGACCGAGCAGAGCGTGGCGAGGAGGACCCAGAAG aGGAACATGAGCTGGCTGTGGATATGGAAACCATTAGCCTGGACCGAGATGCAGAG GATGTTGATCTGAATCACTATCGCATTGGAAAAATTGAAGGCTTCGAGGTGCTGAAGAAGGTGAAG ACTCTGTGCCTTCGTCAGAATTTAATTAAATGCATTGAGAACCTGGAAGAACTGCAGAGTCTTCGTGAGTTGGATCTATATGACAACCAGATCAAGAAGATCGAGAATCTGGAGGCACTGACACAGTTGGA GATTCTAGATATTTCTTTTAATCTACTAAGAAACATTGAAGGGATTGACAAATTGACACGGCTGAAAAAACTCTTCTTGGTcaacaataaaatcaataaaattgagaatataaGCAACTTACACCAACTGCAAATGCTGGAGCTGGGGTCTAACCGCATCCGG GCAATCGAAAATATCGACACATTAACCAACCTGGAGAGTTTGTttttggggaaaaacaaaatCACCAAACTTCAGAACCTGGATGCACTTACCAACCTGACCGTCCTCAGTATGCAG AGCAACCGGCTGACGAAGATCGAGGGCCTGCAGAGCCTGGTGAACCTGCGGGAGCTGTACCTCAGCCACAATGGCATCGAGGTCATCGAGGGCCTGGAGAACAAC aacaAACTTACGATGTTGGACATTGCATCAAATAGAATCAAGAAGATTGAAAATATCAGCCATCTAACAGAGCTGCAAGAATTCTGG GGGAGTGCCTGTCTCTTTCCTCCAGCAAGAGAAGCTGCCGTCACCCTGACCCAATGCAGGAGCAGGGCAGTAGGAATCCTTGGCAAGAAGGTGCTCCTGTCCCAAGCTGTCTACTGCAAGGGTCTGTGGAACCAGCTCCCTGCCTCTGG ATGA
- the Ppp1r7 gene encoding protein phosphatase 1 regulatory subunit 7 isoform X1, producing the protein MAAERGAGQQQSQEMMEVDRRVESEESGDEEGKKRSSGLVADLSEQSLKDRAERGEEDPEEEHELAVDMETISLDRDAEDVDLNHYRIGKIEGFEVLKKVKTLCLRQNLIKCIENLEELQSLRELDLYDNQIKKIENLEALTQLEILDISFNLLRNIEGIDKLTRLKKLFLVNNKINKIENISNLHQLQMLELGSNRIRAIENIDTLTNLESLFLGKNKITKLQNLDALTNLTVLSMQSNRLTKIEGLQSLVNLRELYLSHNGIEVIEGLENNNKLTMLDIASNRIKKIENISHLTELQEFWMNDNLLESWSDLEELKGAHSLETVYLERNPLQKDPQYRRKVMLALPSVRQIDATFVRF; encoded by the exons ATGGCGGCAGAGCGAGGCGCCGGGCAGCAACAGTCGCAGGAGATGATGGAGG TTGACAGGCGGGTGGAATCCGAAGAATCCGGtgatgaggaaggaaagaagcgCAGCAGCGGCCTTGTGGCAGACCTCAGCGAGCAGAGCCTGAAGGACCGAGCAGAGCGTGGCGAGGAGGACCCAGAAG aGGAACATGAGCTGGCTGTGGATATGGAAACCATTAGCCTGGACCGAGATGCAGAG GATGTTGATCTGAATCACTATCGCATTGGAAAAATTGAAGGCTTCGAGGTGCTGAAGAAGGTGAAG ACTCTGTGCCTTCGTCAGAATTTAATTAAATGCATTGAGAACCTGGAAGAACTGCAGAGTCTTCGTGAGTTGGATCTATATGACAACCAGATCAAGAAGATCGAGAATCTGGAGGCACTGACACAGTTGGA GATTCTAGATATTTCTTTTAATCTACTAAGAAACATTGAAGGGATTGACAAATTGACACGGCTGAAAAAACTCTTCTTGGTcaacaataaaatcaataaaattgagaatataaGCAACTTACACCAACTGCAAATGCTGGAGCTGGGGTCTAACCGCATCCGG GCAATCGAAAATATCGACACATTAACCAACCTGGAGAGTTTGTttttggggaaaaacaaaatCACCAAACTTCAGAACCTGGATGCACTTACCAACCTGACCGTCCTCAGTATGCAG AGCAACCGGCTGACGAAGATCGAGGGCCTGCAGAGCCTGGTGAACCTGCGGGAGCTGTACCTCAGCCACAATGGCATCGAGGTCATCGAGGGCCTGGAGAACAAC aacaAACTTACGATGTTGGACATTGCATCAAATAGAATCAAGAAGATTGAAAATATCAGCCATCTAACAGAGCTGCAAGAATTCTGG ATGAATGACAACCTCCTGGAGAGCTGGAGTGACCTCGAGGAGCTGAAGGGCGCCCACAGCCTGGAGACCGTGTACCTGGAGCGCAACCCCCTGCAGAAGGACCCGCAGTACCGGCGGAAGGTCATGCTGGCCTTACCCTCGGTGCGGCAGATCGATGCCACGTTCGTCAGGTTCTGA
- the Ppp1r7 gene encoding protein phosphatase 1 regulatory subunit 7 isoform X3 produces the protein MAAERGAGQQQSQEMMEVDRRVESEESGDEEGKKRSSGLVADLSEQSLKDRAERGEEDPEEEHELAVDMETISLDRDAEDVDLNHYRIGKIEGFEVLKKVKTLCLRQNLIKCIENLEELQSLRELDLYDNQIKKIENLEALTQLEILDISFNLLRNIEGIDKLTRLKKLFLVNNKINKIENISNLHQLQMLELGSNRIRAIENIDTLTNLESLFLGKNKITKLQNLDALTNLTVLSMQSNRLTKIEGLQSLVNLRELYLSHNGIEVIEGLENNNKLTMLDIASNRIKKIENISHLTELQEFWNSHRRFCTWALPGTWDPTRRRLCLLLCLSLCVSLSLLQRPMQLLGAVVLA, from the exons ATGGCGGCAGAGCGAGGCGCCGGGCAGCAACAGTCGCAGGAGATGATGGAGG TTGACAGGCGGGTGGAATCCGAAGAATCCGGtgatgaggaaggaaagaagcgCAGCAGCGGCCTTGTGGCAGACCTCAGCGAGCAGAGCCTGAAGGACCGAGCAGAGCGTGGCGAGGAGGACCCAGAAG aGGAACATGAGCTGGCTGTGGATATGGAAACCATTAGCCTGGACCGAGATGCAGAG GATGTTGATCTGAATCACTATCGCATTGGAAAAATTGAAGGCTTCGAGGTGCTGAAGAAGGTGAAG ACTCTGTGCCTTCGTCAGAATTTAATTAAATGCATTGAGAACCTGGAAGAACTGCAGAGTCTTCGTGAGTTGGATCTATATGACAACCAGATCAAGAAGATCGAGAATCTGGAGGCACTGACACAGTTGGA GATTCTAGATATTTCTTTTAATCTACTAAGAAACATTGAAGGGATTGACAAATTGACACGGCTGAAAAAACTCTTCTTGGTcaacaataaaatcaataaaattgagaatataaGCAACTTACACCAACTGCAAATGCTGGAGCTGGGGTCTAACCGCATCCGG GCAATCGAAAATATCGACACATTAACCAACCTGGAGAGTTTGTttttggggaaaaacaaaatCACCAAACTTCAGAACCTGGATGCACTTACCAACCTGACCGTCCTCAGTATGCAG AGCAACCGGCTGACGAAGATCGAGGGCCTGCAGAGCCTGGTGAACCTGCGGGAGCTGTACCTCAGCCACAATGGCATCGAGGTCATCGAGGGCCTGGAGAACAAC aacaAACTTACGATGTTGGACATTGCATCAAATAGAATCAAGAAGATTGAAAATATCAGCCATCTAACAGAGCTGCAAGAATTCTGG AACTCCCATAGAAGATTTTGCACTTGGGCTCTCCCTGGTACCTGGGACCCAACAAGACGACGACTATGTTTGCTGCTctgtttgtctctgtgtgtgtctctgtctctcctgcAAAGACCAATGCagctgctgggtgcagtggtgcttgCCTGA